Proteins encoded together in one Leucoraja erinacea ecotype New England chromosome 30, Leri_hhj_1, whole genome shotgun sequence window:
- the ap5b1 gene encoding LOW QUALITY PROTEIN: AP-5 complex subunit beta-1 (The sequence of the model RefSeq protein was modified relative to this genomic sequence to represent the inferred CDS: deleted 1 base in 1 codon), protein MAVSSNHEWTQKVAAFHANPSHFLASTTAENFVHDLLRVLTDEKMGENIKVQILVILQEFPTLLLVSSQSAGRAVESVFNLYLRLPLTPKTLKLKCHLLLSVTTIVIATDDLLSDEQTLKNLMKQLLDVACDSNDHRNGVTFRPLRAVVCDCLREFETCYPGLLSGKLELLSSLQRREVTPLHQAYTLLYSQVLKNAIHTVAQVHNASGGTIREMLERNEDIKWKGREKQQELAAVTVTTNLSLFPSADETKELKSCVSLLLEESFLLTPASQAVLLRELAQVVLMVHSLSPAMFRSQILRLFGTMDVSLLHTMLYMKATFTDSLFTVEDENLLLKRLVGMAQHPLLGVPIKLFYMDCLLHFPENRPLSSNLQENLPVLFTSRMANCLFPTLFNDSSTMLGRLNLLSLVCLENGVDERGIAEIFDYLMSLYKLVDISGSRDRIVTFFQAVYIFVSHFYTNEEYMAELTNRMVQLYDKHCSLAPHMINLISSTQNLLEDCKWPVSLAGALQKLIVALPLQQLPPNLMWHLKVLARVAKEGSIPQKGTVQFLLIVIRSCNVCGMGEWQMGNAVLSVCRNILHCQNLEPIFKDLADLLQHLHLWFQDIDIQDHAHFYYALLTCLSTDKLAGIVAEGSGNCSCTKIRSLSLMSESAGSSVSVLPVKYPILQLIPIPENACPTVSPAGEASEQDIGEDYLEKYLGQFCDPGFASTITLTFHLGFVEKVDPHFHKIFTILLHFDLQSSHYEPLSDLLVPCLLFNKKPHAFSLVFKPRSPFPFTLHTSAIFTTEDGDTYCSQIQPVDVGFPRLFLPLPVPLSWPPEVKVSLFTKLWTSLIQNGSSQSILSRFCFKTAQGPLCELIRLHFQKYVVSQHSQPESYKVFLFLPPCINVLFQLEQIDDIVKVDIVTDNWKLLPFINSYLVDMTSKN, encoded by the exons ATGGCAGTGTCGTCTAATCACGAATGGACCCAAAAGGTAGCAGCATTCCATGCCAATCCATCGCACTTTCTTGCAAGTACAACAGCTGAGAACTTTGTGCATGATTTGCTGAGAGTCCTTACCGATGAGAAGATGGGTGAAAATATCAAG GTGCAGATCCTCGTCATTCTTCAGGAGTTTCCAACTTTGTTGTTGGTCAGCTCGCAGTCAGCAGGAAGGGCAGTGGAGTCTGTCTTCAACCTCTATTTGCGGTTGCCATTGACGCCCAAGACACTGAAGTTGAAATGCCATCTGCTGCTCTCAGTGACCACCATAGTAATTGCCACTGATGATCTGCTGAGTGATGAGCAGACACTGAAGAACTTGATGAAGCAGCTGCTCGATGTGGCGTGCGATTCAAACGATCACAGAAACGGCGTGACTTTCCGGCCTCTCAGGGCTGTGGTGTGCGACTGCCTCCGGGAATTTGAAACTTGCTATCCAGGTCTCCTGTCAGGGAAATTGGAGCTTCTATCTAGCCTCCAGAGAAGGGAGGTGACTCCTCTGCACCAGGCCTACACACTCCTGTACAGCCAGGTGTTGAAAAATGCAATTCACACAGTTGCACAGGTGCATAATGCTAGTGGGGGCACCATCCGGGAGATGTTGGAACGGAATGAAGACATCaaatggaaggggagggagaagcagCAGGAGCTGGCAGCTGTCACAGTAACAACTAATTTGTCATTGTTTCCTTCTGCTGATGAAACAAAGGAGCTGAAGTCTTGTGTATCATTACTGCTGGAGGAGTCCTTCCTCTTAACTCCAGCTTCTCAAGCTGTTTTGCTTCGGGAGTTGGCCCAGGTCGTTCTGATGGTGCACTCACTTTCTCCAGCGATGTTCAGGTCGCAGATATTGCGTCTGTTTGGGACGATGGACGTGTCCTTGCTCCACACCATGCTCTACATGAAGGCAACCTTCACCGACAGTCTATTCACTGTTGAGGATGAGAACCTCCTTTTGAAACGTCTAGTTGGCATGGCCCAGCACCCACTGCTCGGTGTTCCTATCAAACTCTTCTACATGGACTGTCTGCTTCACTTCCCTGAAAACCGCCCCCTTAGCTCTAACCTGCAAGAGAATCTTCCCGTTCTGTTCACCTCGAGGATGGCAAATTGCCTATTCCCCACCCTGTTTAATGACAGCAGTACGATGCTGGGCCGTCTCAACCTACTGAGTCTTGTGTGCCTGGAGAATGGGGTGGATGAAAGAGGCATCGCTGAGATCTTTGATTACCTGATGTCTTTATACAAACTGGTAGACATCAGTGGAAGCAGGGACAGGATAGTAACCTTTTTCCAAGCGGTTTACATATTTGTGAGTCACTTCTATACCAATGAGGAGTATATGGCAGAGTTGACCAACCGTATGGTCCAATTGTATGACAAGCATTGCAGCTTAGCTCCACATATGATCAACCTTATAAGCAGCACCCAAAACCTGCTGGAAGATTGTAAATGGCCCGTTTCGCTAGCAGGGGCCCTGCAGAAGCTGATCGTGGCACTGCCATTACAGCAATTGCCTCCTAATCTCATGTGGCATCTTAAAGTCCTGGCGAGAGTGGCCAAAGAAGGCAGCATCCCACAGAAAGGC ACCGTTCAGTTCCTGCTGATTGTCATCCGGTCTTGCAACGTGTGTGGGATGGGTGAGTGGCAAATGGGTAATGCCGTCCTGTCTGTGTGCAGAAACATATTGCACTGCCAGAACTTGGAGCCCATCTTCAAGGATCTTGCTGATCTCTTGCAGCACCTTCACCTCTGGTTCCAAGACATTGACATTCAAGATCACGCTCACTTCTATTATGCGCTGCTCACGTGTCTCTCCACTGACAAGCTGGCAGGGATTGTGGCAGAGGGCTCGGGCAACTGCAGTTGCACCAAGATCCGTTCCCTTTCTCTCATGTCGGAGAGTGCCGGCTCCTCTGTCTCCGTTCTTCCAGTCAAATATCCAATACTCCAACTTATTCCAATTCCAGAAAATGCCTGTCCAACAGTCAGTCCTGCAGGAGAAGCCAGTGAACAGGACATCGGGGAAGATTACTTGGAAAAATACTTGGGTCAGTTTTGTGATCCTGGATTTGCTTCTACAATTACCTTGACATTTCATTTGGGTTTTGTGGAGAAAGTTGATCCACATTTTCACAAAATCTTTACCATACTTCTCCACTTTGACTTGCAGAGCTCTCACTATGAGCCGTTGAGTGATCTCCTCGTACCCTGTCTCCTCTTCAACAAAAAGCCCCATGCTTTCTCTCTGGTGTTCAAGCCACGGTCACCGTTCCCTTTCACCTTGCATACGAGCGCCATTTTTACCACAGAGGACGGCGACACTTATTGCAGTCAGATCCAGCCTGTTGATGTTGGGTTCCCGAGGCTGTTCCTGCCCCTTCCTGTGCCTCTCAGCTGGCCTCCAGAAGTTAAGGTTAGCCTCTTCACCAAGCTGTGGACATCACTGATCCAAAACGGATCCAGCCAGTCCATTCTCAGTCGTTTCTGCTTCAAGACGGCCCAAGGGCCTCTTTGCGAACTGATACGCTTGCACTTTCAAAAGTATGTGGTCTCCCAACATTCACAGCCAGAGTCCTACAAGGTTTTTCTGTTCCTGCCCCCGTGCATCAATGTTTTGTTCCAACTAGAGCAAATAGATGATATTGTGAAGGTTGATATAGTCACTGATAACTGGAAACTTTTACCATTCATTAATTCTTACCTTGTGGATATGACGTCTAAAAACTAG